One region of Gemmobacter fulvus genomic DNA includes:
- a CDS encoding transposase family protein: MTTLSKDRPLERAASRASEEAWSKAVRIARELDRVLDGDLPMREAVSRAAVELRLSTRQVYNHLARYRGERRVSSVLPRTNGARRARISIGVEAIISETLREMWLQPEQPDLAPIVDEIRARCADEGLKPPAYVTVARRIAKLFSPEEIARRRLSGGKHLHRLKPRPGYIRASHSLDVVQIDHTPADIQFVEVIDDHGVFVGRPYLTIAADVATSAIIGFCLTLERPSRLSVALCLAHAMCRKDDWLAERGIAHPWAMHGRPKQIVVDSAKEFQSSTFTTGCADFGISVRTRNKGTVHRGGVVERLLGKVNTVLRSLPGKTGRSIADRGDYSSDKRASLTFAALERCIALAIIDHNQTQNARKLTVPRLEWERRLPPTDRPIDDPDQVLLNFLPRTTRRISPQGVSVFAIDYFEQWLGPLVARRDRLPPLDLCYDPRDISRIYIADPDTRIWRPVKRRDGVTMPITLWQHEADRARMRESQQRPAQEKTLLRREIAATVAGARSTKAHLREMTRARHAADAPKAYQNVGHVSEATHTGPEPDRPRRVFPVETW, encoded by the coding sequence CAGAGGAAGCTTGGTCGAAGGCGGTTCGGATTGCCCGCGAGTTGGACCGCGTTCTGGACGGGGACTTGCCAATGCGGGAGGCTGTCAGCCGGGCAGCGGTGGAACTGCGCCTGTCGACCCGTCAGGTCTACAATCACCTCGCCCGGTATCGTGGGGAGCGACGTGTGTCGTCGGTTCTGCCGCGAACAAACGGTGCGCGGCGTGCGAGGATATCGATCGGCGTTGAAGCCATCATTTCCGAGACGTTGCGGGAGATGTGGCTGCAGCCGGAGCAACCTGATCTCGCCCCGATCGTCGACGAAATCCGCGCGCGCTGTGCCGACGAAGGGCTAAAGCCCCCGGCCTATGTCACGGTTGCCAGACGGATTGCCAAACTGTTCTCCCCCGAGGAGATCGCGCGGCGGCGGCTTTCCGGTGGCAAACACTTGCACCGCCTGAAGCCGCGTCCGGGATATATCCGCGCCAGCCACTCCCTTGACGTCGTCCAGATCGATCACACGCCGGCCGATATCCAGTTCGTCGAGGTGATCGACGACCACGGCGTTTTCGTGGGTAGACCCTATCTGACCATCGCCGCCGATGTGGCGACCAGTGCAATCATCGGCTTTTGCCTCACCCTCGAGCGCCCTTCCCGACTCTCGGTGGCATTGTGCCTTGCGCACGCGATGTGCCGCAAGGATGACTGGCTGGCAGAACGCGGGATTGCCCATCCATGGGCGATGCATGGCCGGCCCAAGCAGATCGTCGTGGACTCCGCTAAGGAGTTCCAGAGCAGCACCTTCACGACGGGATGTGCCGATTTCGGCATCAGCGTCCGCACCCGGAACAAGGGAACGGTTCACCGGGGTGGCGTTGTCGAACGGCTCCTGGGCAAGGTGAACACGGTGCTTCGCTCCCTTCCCGGCAAGACCGGTCGGTCGATCGCGGACCGCGGAGATTATTCGTCCGACAAGCGGGCAAGTCTGACCTTCGCGGCCCTCGAGCGCTGCATTGCCCTGGCAATCATCGATCACAACCAGACCCAGAACGCGCGCAAGCTGACCGTGCCTCGCCTCGAATGGGAGCGGCGACTTCCACCGACGGACCGGCCGATCGATGATCCTGACCAAGTCCTGCTCAACTTTCTCCCCCGCACAACACGCCGCATCTCTCCCCAAGGCGTCAGCGTGTTCGCCATCGACTACTTCGAGCAATGGCTTGGGCCTCTCGTCGCCCGCCGTGACCGGTTGCCACCTCTGGATCTATGCTACGACCCCCGGGACATCAGCCGGATCTACATCGCCGATCCCGACACGCGGATCTGGCGTCCGGTAAAGCGGCGGGACGGGGTGACCATGCCAATCACCCTTTGGCAGCATGAAGCCGACCGAGCGCGCATGCGAGAGAGCCAACAACGACCGGCGCAGGAAAAGACGCTTCTGCGCCGGGAAATCGCGGCAACGGTCGCCGGGGCCAGATCCACGAAGGCTCACCTGCGGGAAATGACCCGGGCCCGACACGCCGCAGACGCGCCGAAGGCGTATCAAAATGTCGGGCACGTTTCAGAGGCGACCCATACCGGACCAGAACCTGACCGACCCCGCCGCGTCTTTCCTGTGGAGACCTGGTAG